The DNA window TGGCTTCGGCTTTGAAGCCAACATTCCATTCCCTATGGCAGCCTTGAAAATCTtgagctcccccttaagctcgttgatttcctccttcaaagctGTCACCATAGCCTCGAGAGCATCGTTCTTTTCAGCAAGCTTATTCTCCGAGGAACCGATAGTATCCCACACAAATTCCCTAagctgtcacaatataaacttatgtgactttgaacaactcctaagtctttcaacaattcattaagccaaatagcctccttaacagcttctgtaactgccatatattctgcctctgtagtagacacagctactgtagactgtaaggtagacttccaactcactggggctttcgcaagagtaaacagataccccgtagttgaacgacgtttatctaaatcaccagcaaagtcggaatcaacatatccaactacaaactgaccaagtgcttcatcctgttcaaaattaaaccaacatctacggtttttcgaagataccgtagaatccatttcacagcttgccaatgtccttttccaggatcatgcatatacctgctcacaactccaacagcttgtgaaatgtcaggcctcgtacacaccatcgcatacatcaaactcccaactgcattagcatatgggacttttgccatatattctctttcttcttcagttttcggagataattgagcactaagtttcaaatgagaagcaagtggggtacttacatgttttgtgttttcatttacaccaaaacattgtaatacctttttcagatattgcttctgattcaaacaaagcctgcctctctgtctatctctacttatctccatgccgagaatcttcttggcctcacctagatctttcatctcgaattcttgattcaactgagccttcagcttatctatctcattttggctcttcgaagcattaacatatcatcaacatacaagagtagataaatgaaagatccgtcatgcagcttctgcaaatatacacaattgtcatatttgcttcttgtgtacttctgccttctcataaagctatcaaatcgcttgtaccactgcctcggggattgcttcaatccatatagcgatttgttaagcttacaaacctaatttctaccaccagcatctgtgtatccttctggctgagtcatatagatctcctcttctaactcaccatgcaagaaagccgtcttaacatcaagttgagctagctccaaattcaactgtgctaccaaggccaacaaaattctaatggaggaatgcttcacaacaggggaaaatacatcattgtagtcaattccctccttctgagcgtagcctttagctaccaatcttgccttgtagcgaatatccttcttgctagaagatccatctttctttgcgaatacccacttgcatccgattgcccttttacctttcggtaattgcgccaactcacaagtattgttcttccggagagactgcatttcttcatccatggcgcttttccatttatcactttctaagctttgcattgcttcttgataagtgataggaatatcatcaacaacgggaagggcataggccaccatatcagtaaatcgagcaggtttacgaatttctctccgtggccttgcaactgcaactggttctggtgtacttagtggttcttgggtcagaacctcttcaacctctaattcctccattgtggctggagaattagacttattaactgggcaaatccccatctgctcaaactccacctgttttggagtacactctacctgctgtggagtattgctcgtctgaatatctttatctgctacctttttcaatgtggcagattcatcaaagataacatctctgctacagatcattttctttgtgcttaagcaccaaagacgaaatcccttcactctagaagtgattcccataaagagagctttctttgccctcggatctaactttgactcattcacatggtaatatgcagtggatccaaaaacatgtaaggaatcataatctgtagccggttttccagaccatacctccataggagtttttctttctaatgcagatgatggcaaacgattaataagatggccagcgtatgtcacagcctcagcccaaaattgcttgcccaacccagcattggacaacatacatcgaactttctccagcaatgttcgattcatacgctctgccactccattctgctgtggtgtatccctaactgtgaagtgtcgaacaataccatactcttggcacacatcgaagaacggatcacttttatattcccctccattgtccgtcctaagccgcttgattttcttgccagtctggttttcgatcatagttttccatttaagaaaaactctaagcacttcatccttagttctcatggtatacacccaaactcttctagaaaagtcatcaacaaaagtaacaaagtagtgttttcctcccaatgaaggtgtcttggaaggcccccacacatctgagtgaacatattccaaaataccttttgtattatggatagcagtaccaaatttcactctcttttgctttcccagaacacaatgctcgcaaaattttaatttgcaagcctttgcacctttcaacaatccttgctttgccagaatttgcaaggatttttcgctggcatgtcccaacttcatatgccacaactgcattgagtccaattctttgttaccggaaactgtagcgactgctccaataactgtactaccttggtagtaatacaagttatttttcctgatgcccttcaatatcacaagtgcgccagatgtcactttcaaaatcccatctctcatagtaacaactgaaccattggattccaaggctcccaatgagatgagatttttcttcaaattgggcacataccgaacatcagtcagaactctggttgatccatcttgattctttaattggattgaacctatcccaacagttttacaggcattgtcattgcccatataaacaactcctccatttagttctactaaatcagagaaccactcccggttaggggacatatgataggtacaacccgaatccaatatccactcatctgaatggaacgacgatgatgatgcaaccagtgatagttcagagtcactagtatcatgcttagcaacacaagcatctacagcagcttttcccttattcttcagctttggacaatttttcttccagtggcctttatCATGacaaaagcacattcatctttcccgagtctggactttgactttgatctccccttttgagttttcttccgagtgtatgaacgacctcgaactactaaagcttctgtatctctgattgagttttctgtttgtccttctttctctgttcataactgtataaggccgcacagacttcactcagagatatatcactcctgccatgaagtagagtagtttctaggaactcaaactcctcaggaagtgaccccaacagcatcaaagccaaatcttcatctttgaatatctcatccatattcagcaaatcagtgactaactgattaaatttggtgatgtgatcattcattgtggtacttggacgtatgtgaagcgaaacagtcttttcttcaagtggagcttattttgactgtttttcttcaaaaatttttcttcaagtgccacccacaacttatttgcagaagtctcctttgaaaaagcatacctctgctctcgagaaaggcatgatcgaattgtgccacatgccaaccgattgatcgccttccaatctttctcctgtacatcatctggtttctcttcatcaatggcaatgtctagaccctgctgaaaaagggcatctagaacctcactttgccacataccaaaatggcccgtgccatcaaagatcttcacggccaatcttgcatttgcaattgtcggtcttgtccatatggacgatgttgaagctcctacaccgaccgttttctccataatctttcaatatacctaaggaaatcttttctgatgtggaagatcagtttaaactgcaaccacagagcatactacgattaaccttcggctctgataccacttgttgttccaatagggtcggaagcgtgtaaattattgtactaaaaaatcacacaaagttcaattctcagggaagagaggtggatcacatggatctcttaaataccaagtctttccttagacagtgTTGAtaccatttttttggatgaaaacggggtcgacttggattttgaaaatgaaacgaaattggaagtcgccaccaatcttttttgatgaggtgtgatcgggtcacctagaaatttgggttgttttaatagaacattttggtttattaaaacaatgattttggtctaggaaaatatgagaaaataggctcgggagtctgttacgtatgaggaaggattagcaccctcattacgcccaaaattggtaccaaattgattaaatactgtccttttgtctaaaattaaaaatgtttttgaaatgtggttcttgttaataacatttgaataacccgagtccattgccaaaaatcttcttgtttcgacgttcaaaaatttgtaattcaaaaataacaaaaggatgcccaactatttggtctaacgaaaaatcgatacccagcacagtagggcacgattcctcgaatttccaaacattgaccattgcctcaccttggaagatacgagtgaaattccggagagatattcgattattttgagcaaatagGAAATTgtaacccagcacgatagggtacTATTCCCCGAACTGCTAAATACCGAACATTtcctttataagttttttttagaaaacatgaatgaaattctaaagagacatttgattattttgagcaaacgagaaattgcacccaacacgttagggcacgattccatgAATTGCTAAATATcgaacatttctttcattttaataaaaatttttaaaagacatgAGTGGAACACcgaaggaatattcgattgtttcgAACAAataggaaattgcaacccagcacgatagggtacgatttcccgaattgccaaacatctaatattgcctttacttacgaaaaatcttatttcgaggtaacaaaatgtcatatccagtgagttaggacacaactatttctcgaatttccaaacacgaaacaTTGTCTTGATTTGTGAAGTTTCAAATACAATTGCAAAAAAATGAGTCAATATACTTGTTTGATTATTTAGAGATAAAAACAATTGACGTTGAGAAAGAAGTTGGAATTAAAAAACATGATGCAATAAAGAGCATGCAAGCTTAGTATTGAGCCAGAAATAAAAATTTGGGACAATAACATTACATGAATAATCCAGAATGATACAAAAACATGAAGgaacaaatatataaatacaaatgttaataattataagctaatgaattaaaagccaaCTTAAAAGAAGTTCTAAGCAAATTACTCAAATAAAAtatcaagttttaaaataaaatgaacaatAAGGAAGAAAGGAAATTTTAAAAGAACACTACTATAAAAGTAATACAAAGactttaaaacaaataatgaatataaaacttttaaaataaatagaaaaatataaataagtaataaattaaataatatcatacgaatgaattttaaaataaatgctataaaataatttacatgGAAATTTGAGATGCatcaaatatatatgtaatacATAAATGAAGTTTCAAAAAGATTTAGCAATATGCAAAGTGATATATGTACAacatttaagtaaataatatataaaattaataaacctaatataatatatatatatataaaagagataATGATAATATACGAAAGtatttgaaaaaggaaaagaaaaaatatgcaCATAAAAAACAAGGAAATCATCAAAACAATACAAGATTATATGCTAAAATAATATGCTCTTATTTCTTAAGGAAAAAACTTCATTGTAAGCATAACAAAACCAAAGggataatttataaacaaaattgTGGGCCGAAATAAAACGCGCACAAATGCTCGGGGATCAAAATTGAAAATGACCCAAATCACCAAAAACACTGCTTAGGCACGGACCAAACTGAAACAGCGTGCAAACTTTtggagaaaaatgaaagaaacataATAGGGACAAATAAAGCTAACGCAAAATAGGAAGGACTGGCCGCGCAAATTACCCATTTAAGGGGAACATGCGCAGAACCAATTGTCCATGCGCAGGCCACCTTTCTCCTTTCCcccaaaacaattaaaattaaagaacaGTGGccccctttaaaaaaaaaacttttagaacacccaaatcccttttttttttaaaaaaaccttttttttttcttaaaacattCACCCTCCATTTTATTCATCAgtagaaataaataaagagagCAGCCCCTTCTCCTCAACTTCTTTGCTCTGCTAGGTTTTCTACCTTCCCCCTTTTGAACTGTCACCAAACCATCATGAACCCGCCGTGGCTTCCATCGTAAACGGTGGTTTAAAGCCTCATGGAACCGGGTTTTTGGCACTTTTAAAGGGAGATTCAATGGTGAGGCCTCTCTATACCGAAgaaaacaaaggagaaagaaCCCCTCACATTCTCCTTGCGTCGATTCTGACAACGGAAAAGAAAATTCCAGCGACACAACCCCGGGGTGGATCCGGTAAgactctcttctcctctctttttttatattttttatgcccACTTTCGTTTAATAGAtttgtaaacaaaaataaaaaagaaactaaagaacAAAATGAAAACCAAGAGAATACGATCGGAAATCCaccttttctttgtatttttttatttctcaaatccTGCGTACAAGAATGGGGATCCCCCTCTTTTACGATTTCTTTTTGACTTCTATTTTTAGCTGAAAAAAATGAGATAGAATCCAAAATCCCCCCTCTAAAATACAATCGATTCTCCTCTCCCCTTCTCCCCCCAAAAAAAACCCATCCATCCCCCTTTTTAACCAGCATATTGATATGGCTTTtacaacataataataatttttcactATTTGCTACAGTAACTCGTGCGTGGCCCCTGTTGCTTTTCCATAATTGCAGGTGGCAGTGGCAGACAGCTGGTAGTGGAGGGCCCAGGTGCGGCGGCTAGggtttttgtttccttttttggCTGAGAATTGTTTACGTGTTGGGCCATTGGGCTTTTagcttttttttggggggtttggtttgattgttttttttttattatttggtaggtatgggcccgggcaaaatgggctcgtACAGACAGAATATCcattctatagtaatttaatagcacaattaaatactactattataccctcaaatattgaaagaaaaataggacaagaaagaacacaagagatttaacgaggttcggtaaattatacctacgtcctcgggcactaacaccagatgataactttactatctccaaagtattacaaacaaatagaattccttaagaattctcaaatgggagaagagagaaaactaaaagagaaagattggttgggatggttaaaatgagaaatggttaggcctatttatagttgaagttcagggactaacttgcaaatggcctaaaaaattagggaccaaaattgcaattatccctttcaactttaaacaacttgccaactattttttttgacttttcaacaatatCATTGAAAACAATGaagattaatttattaaataaagagTATATAGTTTGGATACATATTGATGAAGAGGATTCCTTCCACCCCTCTCCCTCAACTATCATCCTTCCTATATGACaagtatgttttatttattttatctaattactaaacatttcaatatgttttattttcattacGTGACATAAAAACTATTAAGAGTAAAAGCTCAGATTCCAACGCTATACAAATCATCCTTAGCACACCTCAAAAATATTCACAACTACTCTCTCGATAACAATCCGCTAagctttttgaaaaaaaaaaaaccatgaatgattgttattttaaaaatagaaattggttgTGATTTTTTAACTTGCATGCTATATGTTTTCTAAACAACTCGAGTCAagatcaattttcaattttttagtttttttaattcaaCTCTACTCATCGGAGGCAAATGAGCATTTAGAGGAGCCCTAATATATTATaagaagttgaataaattatatttaagctATCTTTGTTTGGACAATAACATTCGCTCTAAtgatattaaaaacaataatgaCCACGATGATGATAATCATAATAAGATTAGCTGATGTAATAATTCCACACCATCTTGAATTATAGCACTAGAAAATgaccaaaaatgaaaattattatttttttggcataatgattcTTTTAGTCTTCCAATTTAATAGAAAAAGTTATTTTagccctccatttaatttttctccTCTTTTAGCCATTAAAGTTGCATTTTCTGTCAAATTAcctcaaaatggatggaaaaattaaATAGGTGCCCATGACATGCGACGATCtatgcaaaaataaaaaggagaattTAAATCTaataagagaaaataataaagatattgGAACTGAATAACAGTAAAAATAAgtagaaacaaaattaaattaagtaagCCAATATGATGAAATTCTAGCTTCAAGCTCGATTTTGCTTCACCTTTGAATCAATCCTCGATATCAAGTCTTCTCCTTCATTGACAAGCCAATTATACTAATCGAGGATGCCTCAGACCGCCAACCCTTCCGTGTGTAAATTAATTGCGGAATGCCCAACAACTAATCCTTACCGAATGAACAACTGCGAAACATGCATCCACAATTTAGCTCTCTAGTAGCTTGTGAGCTAAAAGGGTCCAACTCAAACCAACGGTCGCAATTGCGCGAGTTGTTTAGATCCGATTGCTATTTCCCTTTATAGAATTCAACTAACTACTTACTTGGACATGCCAATGTATTCTTTGGTAGATCAAATACGACAAATGATCAATTCGTTACTTTCAATTGTATGTCTATCAATACCGAATCAATGAGCTCTTTTTAACTTGATGTCAATACAACTTTATAAGATGAAAATTCCACTCTCCTCTGTCTCACTCAAGTGAATTGGTTTCGAAAGCATTCCGCCAGTTTTTGGCGACTTTCACTTTCAACCCGATTCATCGCCTACATGCCCTTTACGCCCAGTCATTCCGAAGAACACTTGCCCTCCCCTGTCTTACTGCGCCTGCTGGCACGGAGTTAACCAAGGTTTCTTCCTCGAGTCCTGTCATTATCGCACACTCGACGAAAGAGCTTTATGAGCGGGCCTTACCCTTCTTCACTCACGCGATATTGCTAGATTGGGCTTTCGCCCATTGTCCAAGATTCCCCACTGCTGCCCCATGTGGGAGTCCGGGTCGTGTCTCAGTCCCACTGTAGCTAATCATCTGAAAAGACCAGCTAAGCATCATTGGCTTGGTCAGCCTTTACCTAACCGACTACCTAATACTATGCAAGCTCATCAAACAGCACAATGTCTATgtctaaaccaaaaaaaaaacaaccgaAATAAAGATTTTTAAATATAAGTTTGGATCTAACAACCCTCCATCGAATTATTTATTTAgcaaaagtataaataaaatttaaaaaatatggcAATATGATTACGCGTGGGACAGAGAAGtaaaaaacaattataaataaaagaatgggGCCAAATTTCCAatagtaaacaaataaaaatcatcACCCcatttacaataaacaaataaatgtatattaaaataataataacaaatattaacaCGCTCACCTACATCAACAATATCcgtaattaataataaaagtataGTATAAAAGAGTAATTTAAACTATATTTGGAAAGATAAAAACTTGTGATTGAATTTTCAATTAACACTAAAATTAAATTGGATTCTCAGCCAATCCCacttttaccctttaaaaaagATATACAATTGATAATTCTGCCCAACTTCTTGTTCTTTATTCATATATAGCATCATGTCATGTGATGCTATCCAAGAAACATACGTTGAAAAGTGCAGAAATTTTATAAAGAAAGACCGTCCCTTAACTAagcttttaatataaaattagcaactttttatttaattattacttagtgacatctttttatttaattattacttaGTGGGTGGGTGGTGGcatctttaaaatattatataaactCTACGGGTAATGTAGGTGTGTTTTaacatttgcatttttatgtatataattgaattacagttaaaattttatttatataattacataaaattaaattacaaatcaCACATCACGATAATGTtcatgaataatttgatatttactctaaaaaaataaaaataataaaaagaaaaacacataAACACTAGAGTATTAACAATAAAAAAGTATCTCACCATAACAATTCATAAACACCACTAGTATTAACAATAGTAAAAGTTAAACTAATAAAAGAACTGATGATAATAAAATGTAGTGTTGATAGTCATATATAAATGAAGATGATGAACAAATATATGAAATGCTactaaacacatttcacctatatcaacaattttaataataagataaagtgcacgtgtattaaataaaaatttaataattaaaatataaatttaataataatttagtgataTTCGATACAAGCATAATTTAagaatttctacggatcaagatactaagtaaataaatcgtttaattcagacaCTTATTTGACACAAAATCAAAccatattacttttttttattcttaatattgtataaaaaattaataacaaatataattaacagacttatcaatataaaaaatttattaataagagTATAGTATAATAGTAATGGATATAGTAACAATTgtcattatatataattatagacATGATAATAATAATTGATACCAAGTTAccaaaaggaaaaaattaaagcTAAATTTCATGGGTGGGAGAGGCCTAAATGAGATtttaatgttaataatttaactgattataaataaatttaaattcaattcaataattattgagctgaatttgaATTATTGATCTAATTAAACTTGAGTTtagtaatatattatatatttttatcttattaaattaaattactaacttaattccaactcaaatagaaataaatatttaatttaagccTCGAATGCATTGGCCTCAATCGAAACACCTTGGATTCCATCGGATTTGtctctttcttctctttctttcatagctttttcattaatttcaattatttgtaCGGATCGAGACAGACAAATTTTGCCCAAGTTGATGTAATTGTGCAGAGCACCCGATCATCCCAACTTTGTCTCCGTTGAGAAATTTGTGTCAAACATTTCCCACCAATcaacattattttcatttaattatactACTTGCTGGGTGGATGCTAAcatctataaaaattattagtcTCCGCGtgtattcattttcattttagtcctcctCTTGCAATAACCAAACACTGTGTTGCTTGATTTCAGTTTGAACCAGCAATGGCCGAAGCAATTGCTTTCGACCTCGCCGTAGAGCTTATTACTAAATTGAGCTCCTTTACTCTCTCTCAAATTGGACTGTGGTGGAATGTCAAAGATGACCTCGACGACCTCAAAAGCACCGTCTCCACAATCAAGGCTGTGCTTCTTGACGCAGAAGAGCGATCTGTGACCAGCCATCACGTCAAAGATTGGCTTGAAAAGCTGAAAGATGTACTTTATGATGCCGACGACTTGCTTGATGATTTCTCTACCGAAGCTTTCCGGAAAGATCTATTGGGTGGGAACAAGCTGACGAAAGAGGTACGCCTTTTCTTCTCAAGCTCAAACCAGTTTGCTTACAGTCTCAAAATGGGTCGTCAAATTAAGGCCATTAAGGCGAGGCTAACTTTGATCGGAAGTGAGGCCAAGATGTTCAATTTGGTAGAGCGTGACCGCCCCATGGAAACCTCTTTCATGACCAAAAAGAGGCATCAAACGCACTCTTTTAAAGATAACATTATAGGGAGAGACGATGATAAAGCAGCTCTTTTAAAACTCATGTTAGAGTTTGAAAGTGAAGAGAATGTTTACATCATTCCAATTGTGGGGTTAGGAGGGTTAGGGAAGACTGCTTTGGCGCAGTTTGTGTATAATGATGAAATGGTCAAAATCATTTTGAGTTGATGATGTTTGTGTGCGTTTCAGATGTTTTTGATGTCAAAATAATTGTAGAAAACATTATCAAATCTGCAACTGGCGAAGCACCAAATCAAAAACTCGAAATGGATCAATTGCAAAGCCAACTTCGAGGGAAAATCGGTGGGAAAAAATATTTGCTTGTTTTGGATGACATTTGGAATGAGGAGTGGGAAGAATGGGTTAGTTTAAAAGAGTTGTTAGTAGGTGGGGCTAAAGGAAGTAGGATAATAGTAACTACTCGCTCTTTGAGAGTAGCAAAAATTACTAGTAAATGTCAGCCTTATGTTCTGAAAGGCTTGTCTGATGACGATGCTTGGTCTTTGTTCAAAGAAATAGCATTTGAGCAAAGATCTATAAACCCAACCTTTGTGAAAATAGGGAAACAGATCTTGGAAAGGTGTGGTGGGGTTCCCTTGGTTATTAGGACCATAGCTGGTGCGTTATCTTTCAAAGAAACTGAAAAGGAGTGGAGTTCTTTCAAAGATAATGAACTTGCTAGAATATCTCAAAACGAAGGTAAAATTCTAGCTACACTTAAGTTGAGCTACGATCATCTCCCATCCCATTTGAAACATTGCTTTGCTTATTGCCGACTGTATCCAAAAGATCATAAAATTCATGTACAAACTCTTGTTCAATTTTGGATTGCACAAGGTTTCGTAAAGCAATTGAATCCAAGTCAATCTCTCGAGGAGATCGGGTTTGTGTATTTTAAAGATTTAAACGAAAGAGGTTTCTTCCAAGAAGTAGGAGAAAGATATTCGTGGGAAGGACTAACATGTAAAATGCATGATTTAATGCATGATCTAGCTGAATCAGTAGCCGGGACGGAGAGTAGTATTGTAGATTCAAATGAAATTGCAAGTAAGGTTGGTGAAAAGTGTCGCCACATATCAATTGATCCTTCATTAATTGTTTTGTTTAAAGGAAAGAAGTTGCGAACCATGTTACACTTTCCAAATTATGAGAGAAATCAAAATATGAATGACGAAATTTGGGATTTTATCATTTCAAATTATAGATGCTTGCGTGTATTGGAATTGAATGGTTTAGATTTTAAGATGATTCCACGCTCCATTTGTAAGTTGAAACATTTGAGGTACCTTGATCTTTCTGGGAATTTAATATTAAGATCCTCCCAAAGAGCATTTGCAAGATA is part of the Gossypium hirsutum isolate 1008001.06 chromosome D11, Gossypium_hirsutum_v2.1, whole genome shotgun sequence genome and encodes:
- the LOC121223534 gene encoding putative disease resistance protein RGA3 — protein: MDQLQSQLRGKIGGKKYLLVLDDIWNEEWEEWVSLKELLVGGAKGSRIIVTTRSLRVAKITSKCQPYVLKGLSDDDAWSLFKEIAFEQRSINPTFVKIGKQILERCGGVPLVIRTIAGALSFKETEKEWSSFKDNELARISQNEGKILATLKLSYDHLPSHLKHCFAYCRLYPKDHKIHVQTLVQFWIAQGFVKQLNPSQSLEEIGFVYFKDLNERGFFQEVGERYSWEGLTCKMHDLMHDLAESVAGTESSIVDSNEIASKVGEKCRHISIDPSLIVLFKGKKLRTMLHFPNYERNQNMNDEIWDFIISNYRCLRVLELNGLDFKMIPRSICKLKHLRYLDLSGNLILRSSQRAFARYKICKL